One stretch of Archocentrus centrarchus isolate MPI-CPG fArcCen1 chromosome 5, fArcCen1, whole genome shotgun sequence DNA includes these proteins:
- the npepl1 gene encoding putative aminopeptidase NPEPL1: protein MANVVLEFKSSAGDSEPQSRPVLIIGQQTNLQQVTWSQIKGKLQPVVSKEIWQAALSTLNPNPTDSCPLYLNHAAVATLPSRVSRHNSQSSAHFVSRLVRSCLPGGNNRCIVMVCERSDVFASSCAIARAFPIFSRRSTSSRRAEKKHVTVEFLIVGQDANPLEAAELECLSNAADGVRLAARIVDTPCNEMNTDHFLDEIRAVGSELGITPVIIRGEELKQRGFGGIYGVGKAAEHPPALAVLSHTPDGATQTIAWVGKGIVYDTGGLSIKGKTTMPGMKRDCGGAAAILGAFKATIKQGFKDNLHAVFCLAENSVGPTATRPDDIHILYSGKSVEINNTDAEGRLVLADGVVYASKDLSADIILDMATLTGAQGISTGKYHAAVMTNSEQWEAAVVRAGRSSGDLAHPLVYCPELHFSEFTSAMADMKNSVADRENAQSSCAGLFIASHLGFDWSGVWVHVDIASPVHAGERATGFGVALLMALFGQASDDSMLNQVSPLGAPANMSEDRMERDCKRRRLV from the exons ATGGCGAATGTGGTGCTGGAGTTTAAATCTTCTGCCGGTGACTCAGAGCCACAAAGTCGCCCTGTCCTGATCATCGGGCAGCAGACCAACCTGCAGCAGGTCACCTGGAGCCAGATCAAAGGCAAACTCCAGCCGGTTGTTAGCAAAGAG atcTGGCAGGCAGCTCTGAGTACTTTAAACCCAAACCCCACGGACAGCTGCCCGCTGTACCTTAACCATGCTGCAGTGGCCACCCTTCCTTCACGGGTCAGCAGGCACAACAGCCAGTCTTCTGCCCACTTTGTGTCCCGTCTGGTCCGTTCCTGCCTCCCTGGAGGGAATAACCGCTGCATTGTG ATGGTGTGTGAGCGGTCAGATGTGTTTGCGTCCTCTTGTGCCATTGCCAGGGCCTTCCCCATCTTCTCTCGCCGCTCCACATCCTCACGCAGAGCTGAGAAGAAGCATGTAACTGTGGAGTTTTTGATTGTCGGGCAAGACGCCAACCCTCTAGAGGCTGCAGAGCTTGAG TGTCTTTCTAACGCTGCTGATGGAGTCCGGCTGGCAGCTCGTATTGTGGACACTCCATGCAATGAGATGAACACAGACCACTTTTTAGAT GAAATCAGGGCTGTGGGATCTGAACTTGGAATCACTCCAGTCATCATTCGTGGAGAGGAACTGAAACAAAGAGGGTTTGGAG GTATTTATGGTGTTGGAAAGGCAGCAGAGCATCCTCCTGCATTAGCAGTATTGAGTCACACTCCCGATGGCGCTACACAAACCATTGCATGGGTGGGCAAAGGAATTGTGTATGACACTGGTGGACTCAGCATTAAGGGAAAG ACGACAATGCCAGGGATGAAAAGAGACTGTGGTGGAGCCGCTGCTATTCTGGGGGCTTTCAAGGCCACCATTAAACAG GGCTTTAAGGATAATCTCCACGCAGTGTTTTGTCTCGCAGAGAACTCAGTTGGACCCACAGCCACGCGACCTGATGATATCCACATACTCTATTCTGGAaa GTCGGTGGAAATCAACAACACTGATGCAGAGGGCAGGCTGGTGCTGGCTGATGGAGTGGTGTATGCCAGCAAAGACCTGTCAGCTGATATTATTCTGGATATGGCTACACTGACAGGGGCACAG GGAATCTCCACAGGAAAGTACCATGCAGCTGTGATGACAAACAGCGAGCAGTGGGAGGCTGCAGTTGTGCGCGCAGGCCGCAGTAGCGGAGATCTCGCTCACCCTCTGGTCTACTGCCCCGAACTGCACTTTAGTGAGTTCACCTCTGCCATGGCTGACATGAAGAACTCTGTGGCA GATCGAGAGAATGCCCAGAGCTCCTGTGCTGGCCTCTTTATTGCATCTCACCTGGGCTTTGATTGGTCTGGTGTGTGGGTCCATGTTGACATTGCCTCTCCTGTTCATGCT GGGGAGCGTGCCACGGGATTTGGTGTTGCTCTGCTCATGGCCCTGTTTGGTCAGGCATCCGATGACTCCATGCTGAACCAAGTTTCTCCTCTGGGCGCACCCGCCAACATGTCCGAAGACCGCATGGAACGTGACTGCAAGCGACGAAGACTGGTGTAA